Genomic DNA from Marinobacter sp. MDS2:
GCACCAAATACAGCCTCATCCTCTTCACTCAGCTCGAAATCGAGACTGAATTCATCTTCACCCAAAACATCATCCGGCTTATCAACTTGCGAATCCGCCTCAACATCCATTTCGAAGGACGAGAAGTCGGATTCTTCGTCAGCCGTGTCCGTTGATTCATCCGAGCTATCCAGCGCAGCAATACCCGAAAGATCGTATTCAATCGGGTCATCGGGTGAACCAGCCCGCGCCTTTTCATCCTCAAACTCATCCTCGAGATCTAGCTCACCGGCATCATCGTCCAAAGGTGTTGAGGACACCTCGGGCTCATTCTCGTCAACGTAGGCTTCGGAAGCGAAACCAGCCAAGGAATCGGAACGAAGCTCATTTTCGAGATCATCGATGCTCGGCATGGCCTCGGTCTCTTCACGCTGCTGCTTGAGAACCGTAGCTTTCGCCAGAGCTTCGTCATCGCCCAAAGCTTCTACTTCGCCAAATTGCTTATCGAAAGACTGATAATCCTGGCCGTCGGCATAGGTCTCCAGCAATTTCAGGCGCAGATCCGTTCGGCTGGGTTCACGCGAAATTGCGGTTTCCAGAACCTCGGCCGCTTTTTCATGCTGACCGTAAGCAATATAACTGTTTGCTTCCGCCAATACTTCATCACCCCCAGGTGATGCTTTCACCTGGTTTTGCTCAACAGCAGGAGTCAGCTCAAAGCCTTCTGTGTCGCCATCATCTTCAGCATTCAGCTGATCATAGAACGCCTTTTCACGAGTTGCGTTCCGACGCGCTACCACCAAAAGAAGGAGCAGAAGAAGGATCAGCCCGCCGCCGAGGGCCAACTGGTACATCGGATTCCCGACGACCGAATCCATAAACTGACCCAACCAACCTTTTTTAGATTCCTGCGCCGGCTCGCTGGCGACCGGCTGCTGGGCTTGGGGCTCGTCGGCAGCGGCGGTGCTCGCCACCGGCTCGGCCATCTCACCCGAATCCGATGCTTCTATTTCGGCTGCATCATTCGCCTGTTCACCTGCAGATTCCGACGTAGTGATTTCGGCTTCCGCTTCACCCTGCCGTGCCGTCGCTGATTCCTGTGCAGTGTCGTCACCTGGAACCAAGCTCTGGGCGTCAGCGACTTCCCGTTCCGAGGAAGCTTCCGCGGCCATGTCTTCGTCTGTTACCTCAGCACCGCCAGCCTGAACATCGGAACTCTCACCGACGTTGTTTTCGGCAGACTCTGCCTCCGCCGAGGATGCTTCATCGGCAACGCCTTCAGACACACCGGCTTCGCCACCCTCCAGATTACCCGGAACGGCGGCTGGATCTTCGGAAACTGCACCCTGCAAATCAGCAAGCTGAGTGCTCTTAAGCTCGAGGAGACGCTGAAGCGTTTCGACCTGCGCCTGCATATCTTCAAGCCTGGAATTCAGTTCTTCGTTTTCACGACGAGTGGCTTCCAACTCTTCCAGAGCCACGGCAGAACCTGCATCCACCCCCCCTTCAGAGGCACCATCACCACCGGCAGATCCGCCCTGTTCTTGAGTACGGGCCTCGGATTCATCTGCGGCGATAAGGCGAAGCTCCGCTCCGGAATCTGCTGCTTGCGGCTGTGTGCTCGGCTTCGGAGCCGGTTCAGCCGTTTGCGTAGCATCCACGGGCCGCGGCGACTTCAACTCCTCGTTCTGTCTTGCGACAACCCGAGAGGCCTCTGCCTGACTACGGCGCTCAATTTCAGCGAGACTTGGGGCACGAAGTACCTGACCACGCTTCAGGCGATTGATATTCCCACCAATAAACGCATCCGGATTTTTGTCCTGGATTGCCAGCATCATCTGCTGCATCGACACTGAATTATTGGGGCGCATTCGCTGCGCGATGGTCCAAAGGGTATCGGAAGGCCCTGTTGGCCCAAAACTATCGGCGCTATAACCGGACGAACGTGAATTCTGAACGGCGGCCTGGCGACGAACAGACTCCGCACTGCGGCTGGTGCGCGCAGCGGTGCTGCGCTGCGGCGCCGAAGTTGGTGCTATCACCTGCTCCCGGACGCCCGACTCTTCCGCATAGACAGGAGGATCGACAAGTACTGCGTACTCGCGCATCAAGCGGCCATTCGGCCAGGTCAGTTCAAGAAGGAAATTCAGGTAAGGTTCGCGGAAAGGTTCTCGTGAGGACACATTGATCGCGAGATTACCGTCGGCCTCGGTCACTACTTCAAATTTCAGTTTGCTCAGAAACTGATGACGTTCCAGGCCGACTCGTTGGTAAGCAGCTTCAGGAGCCACGTTAACGAAGACGTCACCGGGATCAACTCCACGACTTTGTCGCAACGAAATTTCAGCATCCAGCGGCTGATTCAGCCACGACTGCATCTCAATTTCACCCAGCCCCAGGGCCTGAGCCATGCCCGAGCCGAGCCCTCCCGCCAACGCCAGGGCAACCGCAAGCTTGCGTACCTTCATGCTTTTTCCTTTCCAGTCTCCGTTATTCTTTGACTGCTGAATTTCAACAGAATCGGACGAGGTTGGATGACTTTCGTCTTTTTATAGTTTGGGAGTATTGTTGATAAAACCTCTTTTATCAATCAATCAGCCGCATTCCTTGCGCCATTAGTTCACCACTCCCATGGAACTCATTAGTGTCCCTGAAAATAACAGGGGCGGACACTGAAATCAGCACCCGCCCCGAACCGGCTTATGAAAAACCGGACACAGTTGGCATTAATGACCAATCTGTAACATTTTTTAACGTTCCTGGAGGATTCTCAGCATTCTGCGAAGCGGCTCTGCCGCGCCCCACAGCAACTGGTCACCTACGGTGAACGCGGAGATGTATTCAGGGCCCATGGCCAGCTTACGAATACGTCCGATGGGCACACTCAATGTACCCGTCACCTTGGTTGGGGTCAGCTCCTGCATGGTCGCATCGCGATCATTCGGGATGACTTTCACCCAATCGTTGCCTTTTGCCAAAATACTTTCGATCTCGGAAACCGGCAGATCTTTCTTGAGTTTGATGGTCAACGCCTGACTGTGAGAGCGCATGGCCCCAATGCGAACGCAGATGCCGTCAATAGGAATCGGATTACCACTGCGACCAAGAATCTTGTTGGTCTCAACACCCGCTTTCCACTCTTCCTTGCTCATGCCGTTATCAAGCTGCTTGTCGATAAACGGAATCAAGCTGCCCGCCAGCGGAACACCGAAGTGTTCGGTCGGAAACTCGCTCGAACGCATGGTGTCGGTCACCTTACGGTCAATCTCAAGAATAGCAGACGAGGTATCTTCCAGCTCCGGCTTAACGCTGTCATTCAACGCACCCATCTGGTTGAGCAGCTCACGCATGTTTTGTGCGCCGGAACCCGATGCCGCCTGATAGGTCATGGGGGACACCCACTCGATCAGATCTTGCTCGAGCAGTCCGCCCAAAGCCAGCATCATCAGGCTTACAGTGCAGTTTCCACCCACGTAATCCTTCACGCCCTTCTCAAGCGCTTCATCGATAACGTTGCGGTTAACAGGATCCAGAACAATGACAGAGTGATCGGCCATACGCAGCGTTGAAGCTGCATCAATCCAATAACCTTGCCAGCCCGCGTCACGGAGTTTCTCGTACACCGCGGAGGTATAGTCTCCACCCTGACAGGTGACAATCACATCCATCGTTTTCAGGATGTCGATATCAAATGCATCCTGAAGTGCTGGCACACCGTCTTTCCCGACATCCGGAGCCGGCTTACCGGCCTGGGATGTGGTGAAGAACACCGGATCGATGTCAGCAAAATCGTTTTCTTCGCGCATGCGCTGCATGAGGACAGACCCCACCATGCCACGCCAACCTACAAGTCCAACTCGCTTCATGTGCGACCTTTGAATCTCACATTATGCCCGCCCACTGCCGTTATCGCTGGCAAGGACAGGATGGATGATCCCGCAGCGGCTGCATCCCGCCGCCATCGGGCCTCGGTTTCTGAACCTGGATTAAAGTGCGTTTAGAACGGCTTCGCCCATTTCACGGGTCGAAACTTTCTTGCCGCCTTCAGACATAATATCGGCGGTACGCAAACCTTGGTCCAGCACCTTGCTGACCGCAGCTTCAATAGCTGCTGCGGCGGCGTCTTCATTCAGACTGTACCGCAACATCATTGCTGCACTGATGATCGTGGCCAGCGGATTCGCAATGCCCTGCCCGGCGATATCCGGCGCCGAACCGTGGCAAGGTTCATACATACCTTGCTTCTCGGAGTTCAGCGAAGCGGACGGCAACATACCAATTGAGCCGGTTAGCATTGCAGCTTCGTCAGAAAGAATATCACCAAACATGTTACCAGTCACAATCACGTCGAACTGCTTAGGCGCTTTAACCAACTGCATAGCGGCGTTATCGACGTACATATGAGACAGCTCGACGTCCGGATACTCGCTCTTAAGCTCTTCCATGATCTCGCGCCACAGCACGGTCACTTCCAGCACATTCGCCTTGTCCACAGAACACAGTTTCTTTCCGCGCTGCTGGGCAGCCTCAAAAGCCACACGGCCGATACGGCGGATTTCAGACTCGGTGTACTGATAAGTGTTATAACCCTGACGCTCGCCGCTTTCGAGCTGACGAACACCGCGTGGCTGGCCGAAATAGATACCACCGGTCAACTCACGAACAATCAGAATATCCAGACCGGAGACCACTTCGGGCTTGAGCGAAGACGCTGAAGCCAGTTGCGGGTAGAGAATGGCCGGACGCAAGTTCGCAAACAACTCCAGATTGGAGCGCAAACCCAACAGCCCTTTTTCCGGGCGGTTCGCCATCGGCAGGCTGTCCCATTTGGGACCACCCACGGCGCCAAGCAAGATCGCATCGGCCTTGCGGGCCTTATCCAGAGTATCGGCTGGCAACGGAGTATCTTCGGCGTCAAGCGCCGCGCCGCCTACGAGTGCGGTATCGAATGACAAACCCAAGGAAAACTTATCGTTCACCTTGTGCAGAACCTTCTCCGCTTCTGCCACAATTTCGGGGCCAATGCCGTCACCCGGCAACAACAAAACACTACGAGACATATCAGAATCCTTTTTAATCAATTTCCAGCGTTAAACAACCAGGGAGCCGTTTGGCGACGCGCATCTTCATAAGCCTTGATCACATCCGCGTCCTCAAGGGTTACGCCAATATCATCCAGACCATTAAGCAGGCAATGACGACGGAAATTATCGACATCAAAGCTGAAGGATTCTCCTTCAGGAGTCGTAACCGTCTGCGCTTCAAGATTAATCGTCAGCTGATAGCCTTCATTCGCCTCAACGCTCTCAAACAGTCTGTCAACAACTTCTTCTTCAAGAACAAT
This window encodes:
- a CDS encoding FimV/HubP family polar landmark protein, whose amino-acid sequence is MKVRKLAVALALAGGLGSGMAQALGLGEIEMQSWLNQPLDAEISLRQSRGVDPGDVFVNVAPEAAYQRVGLERHQFLSKLKFEVVTEADGNLAINVSSREPFREPYLNFLLELTWPNGRLMREYAVLVDPPVYAEESGVREQVIAPTSAPQRSTAARTSRSAESVRRQAAVQNSRSSGYSADSFGPTGPSDTLWTIAQRMRPNNSVSMQQMMLAIQDKNPDAFIGGNINRLKRGQVLRAPSLAEIERRSQAEASRVVARQNEELKSPRPVDATQTAEPAPKPSTQPQAADSGAELRLIAADESEARTQEQGGSAGGDGASEGGVDAGSAVALEELEATRRENEELNSRLEDMQAQVETLQRLLELKSTQLADLQGAVSEDPAAVPGNLEGGEAGVSEGVADEASSAEAESAENNVGESSDVQAGGAEVTDEDMAAEASSEREVADAQSLVPGDDTAQESATARQGEAEAEITTSESAGEQANDAAEIEASDSGEMAEPVASTAAADEPQAQQPVASEPAQESKKGWLGQFMDSVVGNPMYQLALGGGLILLLLLLLVVARRNATREKAFYDQLNAEDDGDTEGFELTPAVEQNQVKASPGGDEVLAEANSYIAYGQHEKAAEVLETAISREPSRTDLRLKLLETYADGQDYQSFDKQFGEVEALGDDEALAKATVLKQQREETEAMPSIDDLENELRSDSLAGFASEAYVDENEPEVSSTPLDDDAGELDLEDEFEDEKARAGSPDDPIEYDLSGIAALDSSDESTDTADEESDFSSFEMDVEADSQVDKPDDVLGEDEFSLDFELSEEDEAVFGAGESEDALDPELDLTESLDLDGELDDLGALSGESGDKADKESELVSLADDSEDDSALDESFLDELDAELDKVGDDSEAEALDLSEAGLDDLELDVSDEDLALMDEFSELDTADASETAESSLDEELGLEDALDELDQGDAEEVPSLDPDVDVRESESGVLSGLDIEDADLGDDDDFDFLAGTDEAATKLDLARAYVEMGDGDGARDILEEVALEGNDEQKAEAQELLKNLS
- the leuB gene encoding 3-isopropylmalate dehydrogenase, whose protein sequence is MSRSVLLLPGDGIGPEIVAEAEKVLHKVNDKFSLGLSFDTALVGGAALDAEDTPLPADTLDKARKADAILLGAVGGPKWDSLPMANRPEKGLLGLRSNLELFANLRPAILYPQLASASSLKPEVVSGLDILIVRELTGGIYFGQPRGVRQLESGERQGYNTYQYTESEIRRIGRVAFEAAQQRGKKLCSVDKANVLEVTVLWREIMEELKSEYPDVELSHMYVDNAAMQLVKAPKQFDVIVTGNMFGDILSDEAAMLTGSIGMLPSASLNSEKQGMYEPCHGSAPDIAGQGIANPLATIISAAMMLRYSLNEDAAAAAIEAAVSKVLDQGLRTADIMSEGGKKVSTREMGEAVLNAL
- the asd gene encoding aspartate-semialdehyde dehydrogenase; translation: MKRVGLVGWRGMVGSVLMQRMREENDFADIDPVFFTTSQAGKPAPDVGKDGVPALQDAFDIDILKTMDVIVTCQGGDYTSAVYEKLRDAGWQGYWIDAASTLRMADHSVIVLDPVNRNVIDEALEKGVKDYVGGNCTVSLMMLALGGLLEQDLIEWVSPMTYQAASGSGAQNMRELLNQMGALNDSVKPELEDTSSAILEIDRKVTDTMRSSEFPTEHFGVPLAGSLIPFIDKQLDNGMSKEEWKAGVETNKILGRSGNPIPIDGICVRIGAMRSHSQALTIKLKKDLPVSEIESILAKGNDWVKVIPNDRDATMQELTPTKVTGTLSVPIGRIRKLAMGPEYISAFTVGDQLLWGAAEPLRRMLRILQER